A genomic window from Emys orbicularis isolate rEmyOrb1 chromosome 8, rEmyOrb1.hap1, whole genome shotgun sequence includes:
- the LOC135882144 gene encoding proteinase-activated receptor 4-like produces MMSLQSGPCSAALCTSLLLACIWLGWAEQCPTASSQIKGRAMIRLPASEEAGRNATFSSSWLKSYLRSPVTTLLLPTLYSTVLLVGLPANALAFWVLATKTKKCASTLFLLNLAGADLIFTFLLPFKISYHLLGNDWLLGDYACRALVTLFYGNMYGSILFLTCISLDRYISLVHPFLWRGSRHVWQAAGVCVGVWLAVGLGLSPLLRYRHSQHVPELNITTCHDILEPDTERELAYYFPALVVLGFAVPFVLITVSYGWVLRRLLRKGRHYGHVVRLLALVLLVFTLCFTPSNVLLFFHYLQPQPEWHNLTYSWYVLALAVSAFNNCLDPFIYFYVSRDFRARLRARPCCRMGHNKSSSGRASEKQVLPQRSSEQSQP; encoded by the coding sequence CATCCAGTCAAATCAAAGGCCGAGCCATGATCCGCCTCCCAGCCAGCGAGGAGGCTGGCAGGAACGCCACATTCTCCAGCTCCTGGCTGAAGTCTTACCTCCGTAGCCCAGTGACCACGCTGCTCCTCCCCACACTCTACTCCACGGTGCTGCTGGTCGGACTGCCAGCCAATGCCCTGGCTTTCTGGGTGTTGGCCACCAAGACCAAGAAATGCGCCTCCACCCTCTTCCTGCTCAACCTGGCCGGTGCTGACCTGATCTTCACCTTCCTGCTGCCCTTCAAGATCTCTTACCATCTGCTGGGCAACGACTGGCTCCTTGGGGACTACGCATGCCGTGCCCTGGTCACCCTCTTCTATGGGAACATGTACGgctccatcctcttcctcacctgCATCAGCCTGGACCGCTACATCTCGCTGGTGCACCCCTTCCTGTGGAGGGGCTCCCGGCATGTCTGGCAGGCGGCGGGAGTCtgtgtgggtgtctggctggccGTGGGGCTGGGTTTGAGCCCGCTGCTGCGCTACCGCCATTCCCAGCACGTCCCAGAGCTGAACATCACCACCTGCCATGACATCCTGGAGCCGGACACGGAGCGCGAGCTGGCCTACTACTTCCCTGCGCTGGTGGTGTTGGGCTTCGCCGTGCCCTTCGTGCTCATCACCGTCTCCTACGGCTGGGTGCTGCGGCGGCTGCTCCGCAAGGGGCGGCACTATGGCCATGTGGTACGCCTCCTGGCCCTGGTGCTGCTCGTCTTCACCCTGTGCTTCACGCCCAGCAACGTGCTGCTCTTCTTCCActacctgcagccccagcccgagTGGCACAACCTCACCTACAGTTGGTATGTGCTGGCCCTGGCCGTCAGCGCCTTCAACAACTGCCTCGACCCCTTCATCTACTTCTACGTCTCCCGGGACTTCCGGGCCCGGCTCCGGGCCAGGCCCTGTTGCCGGATGGGGCATAACAAGTCCTCCTCAGGCAGGGCCTCCGAGAAGCAAGTGCTGCCCCAGAGGTCCAGTGAGCAGAGCCAGCCCTAG